From the Candidatus Binatia bacterium genome, one window contains:
- a CDS encoding antitoxin family protein yields MALPRKIHPAEETVKAVYEKGVLRPLRPLQLKERSRVLITLYPERKWRNDFDRLLRRMKARTKAIPPDVIEAEVTRARAEVKAKRRAARRSA; encoded by the coding sequence ATGGCATTGCCAAGAAAAATTCACCCGGCCGAAGAGACGGTTAAAGCCGTATACGAGAAAGGCGTGCTTAGACCTCTCCGACCCCTTCAATTGAAGGAGCGGTCCCGCGTTTTGATCACACTTTACCCAGAGCGAAAGTGGCGGAACGACTTTGACCGCTTGCTTCGCAGGATGAAAGCTCGCACCAAAGCGATCCCCCCGGACGTCATTGAAGCGGAAGTGACTCGTGCAAGGGCCGAAGTCAAGGCAAAGCGCCGTGCCGCTCGTCGCTCTGCTTGA
- a CDS encoding ABC transporter substrate-binding protein, which translates to MNLKSQSENRKLVGIVALVVALAMGGAVTMAQQPGKVPRIAYLSATSPSVNPTRIEAFRQGLRELGYVEGKNIVIEWRFAEGKLDRLRELAAELVRLKVDVIVTGGPTTTPAVKEATTTIPIVMGYDNDPVGSGFVASLARPGGNITGLSALSPELSGKQLELLKEIVPKLSRVAVLGTSTRPGNAQALREVELAARAFKVQLQNLDVLDPKDIETAFRAASKGRADAILMLSGAILNSHRIQIAELAVKSRLPAAYGQPQFVEDGGLLSYAPSYTDLFRRAATYVDKILKGAKPADLPVEQPTKFDLVINLKTAKQIGLTIPPNVLARADKVIK; encoded by the coding sequence ATGAATCTAAAATCCCAAAGCGAAAACCGAAAATTGGTGGGGATTGTTGCCCTCGTTGTCGCACTCGCGATGGGTGGGGCTGTGACCATGGCGCAGCAGCCGGGGAAAGTTCCCCGGATAGCTTATCTAAGTGCTACCTCCCCTTCCGTGAACCCGACCCGCATCGAGGCCTTCCGGCAGGGGCTGCGCGAGCTTGGCTACGTGGAGGGGAAAAACATTGTCATAGAGTGGCGATTTGCGGAGGGAAAACTAGATCGCCTGAGGGAGCTTGCAGCCGAGCTAGTGCGTCTTAAGGTTGATGTCATCGTCACGGGCGGTCCGACAACCACGCCCGCTGTCAAGGAAGCAACTACTACGATTCCTATTGTCATGGGGTATGATAATGATCCTGTCGGCTCGGGGTTCGTTGCCAGTCTTGCTCGACCTGGCGGGAATATCACAGGGTTGAGCGCTCTTTCCCCGGAGTTAAGCGGAAAACAACTGGAGCTTCTGAAAGAGATCGTTCCCAAGCTTTCCCGCGTGGCCGTCCTCGGGACTTCGACCCGGCCGGGCAACGCACAAGCGTTAAGAGAAGTGGAACTCGCGGCACGGGCGTTCAAGGTGCAGCTTCAAAACCTAGATGTACTAGATCCCAAGGATATTGAGACCGCGTTCCGAGCCGCAAGCAAGGGGCGTGCGGATGCGATCCTAATGCTGTCGGGCGCCATCCTCAATTCTCACCGAATACAAATTGCAGAGCTCGCGGTAAAGAGCCGGCTACCGGCAGCGTATGGGCAGCCACAATTTGTGGAAGACGGGGGGCTCCTGTCCTACGCCCCAAGCTATACCGACCTGTTCCGGCGCGCCGCCACTTACGTGGACAAGATTTTGAAAGGCGCGAAGCCGGCGGATCTCCCCGTAGAGCAGCCGACTAAGTTCGATCTGGTGATCAATTTGAAGACAGCGAAGCAGATCGGCCTGACGATTCCGCCGAACGTGCTGGCAAGAGCGGACAAGGTGATCAAGTAA